The DNA sequence ACCATACTACCTTGTGTATCAAAAGGTCCTATTTTTCAAATCATTCACAAAGATACAAATTATCCAATTATTGGCTTCTTTACCTTAGATTACTCTTTTGAAAGAGGAATCTATTttgcagaaaagaaaaaggttgggGGTGGATGGACCGTAGGCCGAGGAGCCACAAACTGGGAAGACAAAACAGCCTTACAAAAACCTCTGCAGATGAAGGTGATGGTGGCTTCAAATATGGTAGGAGGAGCTGCCTTACTTCAGTCAAGGATAACAGAGCTGTATCAGAAAAGCAGTAGAAGGTTCACTGATGTTTAAAAGCCAGAAGGCCAACTGGAATTGATGTCAAAGTTGATCTCTAAAGATAATCTTGATTCAGCATTAGTAGACACCAGACCAGGCAAGCAAAAGCAGTAGAAGGCTCACTGATGTTTAAAACCCAGAACGGGTCCAGAATTAGTAGGAATAGGCTTAAAAACACTATAACCCTAGTTTCCACATGGCCAGATCAGCTGAAATCCCCTGAGGGTCACAGTGATCAGACGGGAACTCCGCCTTGGTGCAGCTTTCCTGAGCAGAGCATATCAGTAAAGTGTGTGGCATTACCTCAAACAATCTAGCTAGAAATCTGCTTCCACATCCGACACTAATGGAAGCAGCAAAGAACTTGAAGAGGTTGATTTCTTTAATGCTTCCTCTCCTCTCCAGTTATATCCTGAGTTTggttttcatgaattttaagtcagGCTGTAGTTGGGAAATGAGGGTTTCAAGAACACACGTCAGAAACCCACCAAAGGATatttacaacaacaaaaactcagccatatcccaacttgatggggttggctacatagacccttgccctccaatcagctatTCAAAGTCACACTTGATACCAGCCAAAGATATTTATCCTGTGGAAAACAATAATACGGAACACCTATTCATTAGTATATGGTTATGGATGAAATTCTAATACTAGTTAAAAaatctgaaagaaaaaaagaagacttGTAAAGGGTAATATAAGAttaaaagaagaggaggagcaATAATCGCTCATTAATAATAcactaaagaaagaaaaacttctgtttcttctcagaaaataaaaaacaaaataaaaggaaaattgttTGATGCCTGATTTATTTTTGTCCACCAAACCACGTGAGCCTCAAAACATACAGATAAAATGCATGATTGGTAGATCACCGATTCAGGCTCTTTCCATCAAAAATGAAAGGGCAAATAACAAACTACACTGCCTGATTTTTAACAAGCAAGTTGGGCATCAATCAGGCAATATTAGTCTGTATGCTTGAGATTCAAATTATGCAACGTTTtcgatatgattttttttctctcttctttccgatgaaaaaaaaaaaaaaaatcaaactagTTGAACCACATGATGTAATGTTCTTCATATGTGTATGCTAGAGGCGAAATCAACAACAAACACTATTGAACGATATGTACCTCAACTTGTCTCACGCCAGCTGTTTATGCTTTTCTCCTTTTAAGATTTAAACTCAAACGGGGGAGTGTCTTAACAGTTAACACCAACTATTTTTCACAGAAGGAACCTTGACGAAACAGACAGAGATAAATACAAAAACATGCAAGAAGAATTGATTCataaaagaaaacagagaataaCTCACAGAACTGTCTTTCTCCCTCTTATATTGTAGAATTTATAAAGCAGTTGTTGAAGGTTTGAAGAACCACAGACTGACTGTCTTTCTCCCTCCTCTATTATAGAAATTATAAAGCAGTTATTGAAGGTTTCAAGAACCACAAACTCTGCTCAATAACCTTTTTATGGTGAAAACAAACTCTGCTCGATAAGAAATGTTTCATAAGATGAGAACAAAATAGCAAAGGAGCAACCTGTTTATAAGAAATTAAATGGTCATTTCACATTTTTGGGAGGAGGAAGGTAGATGACAATGTCTCCATCGCAAATGTATTCCAGATACCATACTAGTTCAAAGATTTGCAATCTCTAAGTATATCTACAGTCTACAAAACCATTTAGATGTTTAAGAAATTAACTGGTACACTAGAAGGTCTTCATTCATTCTGTATATACATATCTTACCTTGAGTTAATTCTATAGGTTAacataaaaattttaagaactaTAAAAGTGATATAATTTAACATTGTTGAAGCTTTAAAATCCAGTTAGGCTATGATTATCAAACACAAAGTTCTATGTTGAATAGGAAGAAATATAAACAGAAGGATTCTTGTAAATTGTCAGAAACATTATTCGACAATATTGTTTATTATGAACTCCAACAACAGGAGCCCCAGAAATTCTGAATGCATATTAATCATCCACATAACCACTGACCAGACTACAAAATAAAATCAGTAAACAATCTTCAAACTCTATCTTCTATTTTCATCTATGGCCAAAAATatagatcaaaaaaaaaaaattctcacacATCTACAAAACTACATAGCTCAATGGTGTGAACAGCAAAATAACAGAATTCAGGCGCTAGTAAGCCAGTAAGATTAAGGTTGTTCAAGGAAAGGATGAGGAGATAGGCCTTCAGTTGCAAATGAAAAGACCCAATAATCCATGTGATGAATACATGATGAGTTGCACTAACTTAAgttaattttcaatttccagTTAGTTACAAGGAATGGTAATGAGAACTGTGAGAAGAAATTAAGACAATAAGTGGGCAAGATAACTAATAATCTCATTAAATTTTTATCTAAATATATAACAAGAAAATAGGAACATTCAATGGTATTGTAAGAAAAATATGAGGTGGTATGAAAAACCAAGAATTAAGGCAGATAAAAATCACAAAAGGCAGGTATGGGGAGAGAAATGATGTCTAAAGAGTCAAGACCATATCAAAATTCCAAGACCATATCAAAATTCCGAGGACAATTGCCCCAGTATTTATTTAAATTGATACGGAAGAACATCCTTCTCTTTAACAGTATTGGCAATAGCAACAATTTCCGAGGACCAACAGCAACCAAAAATGATCAATTTGCCAAAATATGTAAGTTATCTACTATCTAAAGCTTGATTTGGGGAAAACTACTACATTGAGAACAATCTTCTACCAAGCCTACTTGTTCTTCACCGTGACTCCAAGCTCGCCAGCAACAATAACAGTGGTGGCCATGTTGAGAAACATTCCATGCTCAACAACGCCTGGAAGTCGCAGAATCAAATCACTAGCAACATTTAGATCCCCAATATCCTTCTCAAAGTATAAGTCCACGATATAATTTGCATTATCAGTCACGAACGGCTCATCACTATCCTTGAAAGTTCTGAGCTTGGTAACAGAACCAGAATCTTGAAACAACCTCCGCAACCGCTCCTCCGTGAACTTCCAGCAGAAGGGCACAATCTCCACCGGCATGGCAAGGAGGCTACCACCCAAATAAGGTACCAGCTTGGACTCGTCGACAATAACTACGAACTTCTTGCACGCACCCTCGATCATTTTCTCCCTGAGAAGGGACCCACCTCGGCCCTTGACGAGATTGAGATAAGGATCAACCTCATCCGCACCATCAATAGCAAGATCAACAGTCGGATGCGAATCAAGATCCGAAAGAGGAATTCCCACAGACAAGGCCTGCTCCTCGGTTTGTTTGGAGGTGGGTATTCCAACGATGTTCTTCAACTTCCCCTGCTGCAGAAGCTCGCCAATCCGCTCGACAGCATACTTGGCGGTGGACCCAGTTCCGAGTCCCAAAACCATCCCTGACTCAACAAACTCAACAGCTTTATAGGCAGCAATTTGCTTCAACTCATCCTGAGTCAGAAACACAGGTTGGGGAGGTGGTGAAGGAATCGAAGATGAAGAGGAAGCCGCGATAACTTCCTCAATGGAAGAACTCTCGGAGCAGACGAAACGAGGGAAAGCAATGGCCATGGCTTAATAGGGAATGAATGTATAACGAAGAAGAGGTTAGTGGTGGCCTAGGTAGGAGATGGGTTATCTAGGTTTCGGGTAAGATGGGTTTCGCAGAGAACAAGAATTCATTACAGCTAAACGCACGCACCCTTCTTCGGAAATATCAAACCAattgaagaaaaacagaaaaaagataATTGGAAAAATCCTGTCTTGGAGAAGAAACCAAGACAGAGATGAATTGCCTCTCAGAAATTGAATGGAGCCGCAGAGGATAATTtatagaagaggaagagagcCCATATCGAAGAAGTGGGGAAAAATGGCAGAGAAGATCTGAACCACTCCTTTTACTCGATTTCTGGCCTTTCGAAAAGGAAGGTCGAATGgagattagagagagaaaggaaataaataaaaaaaatttgttttcgtTTTTccgctttttgtttttttttccttttgtgttcATGGAATTAGGGTTCCGTTTTGTGTAGCTGGAGGAGCTAATCAGAAGATTTTCCGTCTCTGAAAGCTGagagattttctatttttaatcaTGGAAAGAAAGAAGCTTATGATGCTGAGTGCAGATTCGATTGTGGATTTGTGGGGCCCATATTGATCTTCCGTTTTGAACCAATGGATCCTACGTGGGGTAGGGATTTAGTTTACTATATCAGCCCGCCAAAACCGATGCAATactgaaatttaaaaaagagCACTTTTATGGCCTATTCTATATGTATCGGTATCATATCATTATCAGTTGTGGGCCTTGTGGCCTTCCTATACTTATACCTAAAACCCTTTCTTTGATGTGGCATACTATTCCTCCTCACATTGTGTCCTTCCTATACACCTAAAACCCTTTCTTTGATGTGGCATACTATTCCTCCTCACATTGTGTCCTTCCTATACACCTAAAACCCTTTCTTTGATGTGGCATATTATTCCTCCTCACATTGGCGTGGTGGGGAATcgttttcttttgattgttatTGCATTTATATGAGAAAAAGATGCATGCGATTCTTTTAAAGCCTTCAAGCATAATAAACAATGAAGACCATACTGACCTTCTCTGGCCTATTCTAACTATTAGGATCTCATATTAGTGATATTATTCTTCAACCTACTTATTGAAGTGTGTAGATTCTTTCTTACATTGCCTTCTAGTAACCTTTaccttaattttatatatttttaggtGGGGATTCCTTACCTCATCCCGGTACTTAATGAACCATGGGGTCCATGTTGActctttttccctctcttcttaaaCAAGGGATTTTTTGGGAACAAATTTGTCTCTTGCTTTCTCATTGGTGTTGTTTCCCAATTCCCACTTTGGCAATGTGAGAAACctcttctttatatttatatatgagaGCTTGGTGCTTACATGCTCATGGTATGAATGAAgtattgaccttttttttttgggtagaggtATGAACCTTTCCTACATacattttttaaaggaaaaattacttgattacccacttttgggttttccttttcaAAATTACCCAACTTATGtttcaaataacaaaaatatacaGTTTTAAGTTtgtatttacaaaattacccaaagcAGTGTTCATCCCTCAACTGAAGAATTTTTTTGACAGTTTTACCCCCCACCTCCCTTCACCCACCCACTcctatccccttcttcttctttctacctTACAGAAGAAATCAAACAGAAAGAATAGATACATACCAAAGCTAGTAATCCACACAATTCACGAGAATGGGAGAACCAATGCCCCTCAAAAACCTCTCTTGTTGGGTTATCAGGATAACATATCTACTCGTCAAACATTCCTAtagagaagaataaaagaaggagaaataagCGTAAGGATCTCATCAAACTAAAATCCAGAAGGGAGAGTTGAGGTTGAGGAGTGCTCTCTCATGagtatataaaaaatttatttctgtaaggaaaaaaaaaagagagaatgaaagtACTTGGTACTGCTCGCCCTGTTTCTATTCTGTTGCTTAAATATGAAACCCATCACTCCCAACTACATAGTCCATAATGATCAATATGGGTGGTTGCATTCCGTTACCACCGTTTGGCAACGGTGGGTATTTTGGGGATTCTGCAATTCCAATGATAGAAGATCTCAAGCTCAAgttccatgttggagtagagGTGTTCGATCCTCCCAATCTTCCCAACTAAAATCGCCCAATCAAACCCTCAATGTTTTGATTTTGCCTTGGTGTTTCCTGTAGCTGTAGGTTGCGGAGCTGTCGTCAACGACCGATTTTTGTGGACAGTGCCATGAACCTAAATGCACTCACGCAAATACCCAGTCGTGACATCCTCTCTGCGATGTTGCACAAGTCACAGATGGATTCAGATGGGATGAGATAAGTGGCGGAATAGAGGGAGGTGGTTAGGTGGGAGGATTGCAGAGACATTTGCAGAGTGGGCAACAAACTTGCTATGTTCTTTGAGGATTTAGTATGATCCTCATCGAACACCAGTATACCAACCACTCTTTTTACTTACTCATCTTCACCGAGGGTGTAAAATCCATCGATTCCACGGTGCAATGGGGCTTATAGGTTAGTGATAACGCTGCTTGGTCTGGTTTCCATGTTCCTTCCTCATCGGAGTTGTCAGTCGTAGCTAACAGAGACAGTGATTGGAAAAAATGGTGGTAAAGGAAAACAAGGGCAATTGTGTCAAAAAAAGATAGTAAGTGTGGGGAagtcactattttgggtaattttaaAATAGCCATCTTTCTTTTGAGTAATTTGGTTAAACAAAACATTTGACGactaattttgtaaagagaatcccaaaaatggataatcatgtaaatttcccttcttTAAATGCCAACAACTATGACATGGCATATCAGAAGAGGCCAAAGTTTTTTTGGACATAGACCCTTAGGTCAAGTTTTTAAGTGTCGAGTTTTATCCTTATTGGAATTTTCAATTGGCAAATATAATCTTCTATTGAATTATGCCAAATACCAAGTGTTTTTATGTGGGGGAATGCGATTTTTTGTGTATGCACGAAAGCCAATGAAAGAACACAAAAaaacatttataaaaaaattatttttttatcataaagGTCCTCCTTTTGCCCTATGTGCCTAGCCGCAAAGCCACACTTCCTAACataaaacatttttcataagaaagggataaattaattaatttttttttaaaaaattaacagATAATTGAGGTGTATATAGCAAGACAAGTTGAAAGGTCGGAGTTACTTGTGTTCTCCCCTTCCCCTGTAAAGAATAAAGTTGCAGACAATTTTTAGGTCATCCGAAGGGTCAAATTCTAATAAGATCATCAAATGCTTTACTTAAATTTAATATTCCCATTTTgctattgaaaaatatataaataattatataaactGGACCATGAGGAAAAAAGGTTGAGAAAGGGCAAGTTGAAAGTGGTCATTAGTGGTCAAAATATAAACCCACATTGGGTGGTCGAATGACTCGAATTCAAAAGATCCGTAAAGTATAATGTCATCCTCATAAAAAATTCTACAGAGGCCACTTTTAGacaattacaaaaatgaataTTATAACAGACTATAGTCTATAAGCATAACAAGCCCTTGAGGGTTCATCATTTCATACCATTACTAGCAAAAGAAGTGCCTCCACTTGCTTTCTAGCTTAGGTTCTTGTTgatgactttttattttttttggtaaaaaggtTCTTGTTGAtgacttcttatttttttgggtaaaaagattctttttgatAACCAGGAAAAtcaggacttttttttttttttggtaatagaTTGGAAGTTCATATCTATTGCAGGATTATAAAATTTGGATTACAGTACCACAGAGGAAGCCATGAGAGATCCTGGGGATCATAGAGGGAAGGAGTAGAGAGTTcctggggaggggggagagggtGTAGGGACAAGCAGTAAGGAAGAGATCCCCGGCCAAGAGAGGATAGCTGACTCCTTGCATCATCTAATGGGTTGACAACGTCTATTGCTGATTGGTGTAGAAGTAGAAGCTCGACCTACACTATAGCAAATCCACAATTTGGCCTCTATTTTGTTGCTGGATAAACTCCAACTTGAGATATGTTTGAACGTAAAGATGTCGCCAGCTGTCAAAGCAATGGGTTATTGATAATCTATGGGTCACCTTGCCAGCTAAAGGAAAGATCTCTCACAATGACATCTTTAGGCAATCAATATTGTCTCCTAATAGAAGGGGTAAAAGTTTTTGTACACTTAGGAAGCTTTACTTAAGAGatttttctaataaataaaatattgtcaTTTCATGTAACTTTGGAGAACATGTAAGACAATGATATACTGTAAGTATATTTTTAAAAGTATTTTTTTACCCTTGACTTGAAGAACCGATTGAAATAAGATGAGTGACAAGTGAAAGAAAGTTAAAGGTTCTCGTCGAGGGGAAAGTGAAAGAAAGTTATATGTTCTAGTATAGAGATTTAATTCAGAGGCCCCCTTAATTAAATAGTCCTACAAATTTGCAACATGGTAAActagggggggggggtaaaattTTGTGAATAGAGACTGCAGGTCCCCTTCTCTCATATTGAATTTCAATGCGCCCCAAGTTCTCCAAGTGACAAGTAGAGCTATGACAATCCAGGACTATTGGAGGTCCATAATAGTGGTTAGAGTGTCATTAACGTGTTTAGATATGTATGGAGATTTGACTAGTCCATACCATGTCTTTTCTATTCAAGGGATCACATCATCTGTTCATGTGGCTCCAAATGGGGGACTGCTGTCCAAAGacaaatttcccaaaaaaaaaaattgtttggcaTCCAATTTATTATAGACAGTCAGGTACTGTTACCTAGTTTAGATTGGGATCGCAAGGACATTTACATGAAAATATAGGAGTGAAAGAATATAAGGGTTTCAATTGAGATGGTTCTAAATGATCGGaatggttttaattttatttcaatttacaTCTGTATCCATTCAAGGGTATCTGTACCCAGCCAAAGGGTAGTCGGATCCAAAATCGGATAATCAAGAAAATAATCTATTTGATTTGAATAGATATCTgacaaataataaaaagaataagTAGCTAATGATCTTTAGGGTTCTTGAAGATTCAACAGGTTctagagaataaaaaaagagaaaattgtatCCTTCAAGGGGAGGAAGGTCTATGTTACGAAACTCTATGATGTAAACATATAGTTGAAAAAAACTCAACAAAAGCACATGATTGTAGAGTTTAGTGTTGTTTAGCTTTAGTTGATTCATGATACGGTTCACATTGTagtctaaaataaaaaaatgaatcaaataaATCACTTTTCAAGATCAAAATTAgactgaaaattttcaatttgattcgatttgattGTAAACGATCAATTTCAAGgattctaaattgacacccttgagAAAATGGGGCCATCTTAAACGGTCTGGCAAATTGTAAGCAAGGCTTAGATGAGAATTGACTTGGCTCTTACATTTTCTGAACTGGTAGCTCATGTATCCTCCTATATTTGCTTGAAAACTTTCAGTCTTGCACTCAAGAAGGAATTCATCAACAAGTGCAGAAACTAGATGACTAATAACACAAggtaaaaaatataatacatgAAGGGTTCATTCTATTGAGGGCTAATCCAAACAAATAGGTTGGAAAGGCTAAACCAGAAGTAGATCCACCCAACAAAACTCGGATACATGGACTACCCACAGGATCTTAACTTTTGAGGGGCTGAAAAGCATTCTTTACATAATTTCATGCTGAACTAGATCACAGCACTGGCTTCAAGGCCATCCTAGTTTCTTATAAATGCACAGATAATGATCTGCATCTATGACTTCAATTATAATGCAAAAAATCTCAGATTCAAGATTTTCTCTATGGATATACCATGTATCCATGGTCCAACAGAAACTTACCAAGTGAATGGTTGAAGCCCACTTAACAGATCTAAAATATGAGGTTGAAAATACAGCCAGGCAATGTGCTTTCCTGTAGGTGGGAAGGACAACAAAATCATAATGAAGCAAATGGAAAACATATCTGAAAAGCACGTGTAAATAATAAAAAGTAGGAACAACATCATTTCAAAAGttgaaacagaaaataaagaagcttTGAACCTAAAAAGCTCATGTAAAAGACCAGCATCTTAGCAACTACTGGAAAAAATTGGACATTCTCCActggagagaagaaagaaacattgATTTAATCAGGTTCTTCAATACAAAAGCTAGATGGGGTACGGTCAGTAGTTGAGTTCAAAATGTATAGTAAGATCTAAGAACAAGACTGAGCGATGTCAATCCAAAAGCAGAATAAGATTAGTTCCATATGTGATAAACAAGTGAAAATCTTTTCATTAGTAGGTAAGAAGAGTATGAACCCAAGCTTATCATTCAGAATTTCCAAATAATTTAGGGTAATACTAAATTTTCAGTATAAGTAGTTCAGTTGGACCAAGAAGTGTAATTCATTCATAAGGTCAAAGGTCAAGCTTACATGAAAAATTGCATCTGTTAGAAGCTGAGAAATTCATGCCAACTCATGGGGAAATACTATTCTTGTATGACTTGAATCTAACAGCTCTTATCACATCAGTATGTAAAACCCAACTTTCTTTCTAATTCATGTTCTATATTTTAATAcctttcaaccatattttccCATCCGGAATAGAAAAGGCAAACAAAATCATAGAATTACATAAACGAGTGGAAGCATAACAAACCTCAAGGATAGGGATGGGATACGGTGATGGGGAACAAAGTATCCAAGTGAAAATCTCTGTTCTCTTCAGATTCTAGAGGAAGACACATCGGTTATGGAGGCACCTTCACCAGCTTCAGTGACAAATGATTAATGAAATCTTGAAAGACGAAAATAATGTACTTCATAACCTGGAGGATCAGTCCCTAGTAGGCCATACAGGCATATTCCTTTCCTgggagaagattttttttttcccgggaGAAGATAAAGTTTCTAAAGTGCTCAGAATAAACAGATTCATTTTTGACAAACTTTGACGTGAATGGAAACATTTTTACTGTATCTCAACCACAAGATATAGTCGAACATTAAGGGCTCTAAACAAGATTCTTGATTTTAAAAACCTCGAGAATAAGTAACCGAGAACCTGGTGAAAGTCATGCTTTGGCAGGGCGGGTACTAAGAGGGGTGGATCAAAATGGTCCTAAAGCTTTGCCAATTATTTGCACAAAGGGGCCACTCTTAAGACTCAAACCGGTCTTCACACTAGCAACCTGAGCTTTTTACCTCAGGAAAATCACTGACTCCAACTAGACAAGGAAAATACATAGTTTATGACCAAAACAAATGAACAAGAACCCAAAACTGCGGCCTTATCAACCAATTAACCCAACCACATCCTTGGCAAACTACAAAGGATTCATAGGGGAAGTCTTCCTTGTGACTATAAattcttatatagagattatgtattaaaggaaaagaagcaAGCTGACATATATAATTCACAGAGATTACTTTTCACTGCTTCAAATATGTGTGGTTGTGTACCAACTACAAAGAAAGTTGGACCAAACCAGAAGAAGATTTTTGTCAACATCAGAGACAACACACCCTTGCAAGCCCAATACCTGTTTGCACATCAGTACAGATCAAGGTTCAATAGATAGCAGTCGTGTTGGAATGGTTCAAACTGGTTCCAATCTAACCCATGATGTCTCAACATATCCCAATTTAGATCACATGATCTGTATCAGGATTTACTGACCCTACAAACCCTATTACATGTACATGCTACTGTCATATtacatagagaaaaaaaattactatccataaaattgatttaaagaaaaaagaaagagcatTCCCCAAGCCTAGCATAAAGTTATAAATCAGGAGACCACACACTACAAATGCTGGTAGATTATGCAAGTTACATAGGCCATGCTTTAGATTTTTTCTTTGCAGGTCATAGTGCATTTCCTTGT is a window from the Macadamia integrifolia cultivar HAES 741 chromosome 5, SCU_Mint_v3, whole genome shotgun sequence genome containing:
- the LOC122078424 gene encoding probable ribose-5-phosphate isomerase 2 — translated: MAIAFPRFVCSESSSIEEVIAASSSSSIPSPPPQPVFLTQDELKQIAAYKAVEFVESGMVLGLGTGSTAKYAVERIGELLQQGKLKNIVGIPTSKQTEEQALSVGIPLSDLDSHPTVDLAIDGADEVDPYLNLVKGRGGSLLREKMIEGACKKFVVIVDESKLVPYLGGSLLAMPVEIVPFCWKFTEERLRRLFQDSGSVTKLRTFKDSDEPFVTDNANYIVDLYFEKDIGDLNVASDLILRLPGVVEHGMFLNMATTVIVAGELGVTVKNK